In Anoplopoma fimbria isolate UVic2021 breed Golden Eagle Sablefish chromosome 22, Afim_UVic_2022, whole genome shotgun sequence, a genomic segment contains:
- the LOC129111932 gene encoding uncharacterized protein LOC129111932: protein MEAVCEQVHGGEEEEAGEHEAMLWSLMEAVERQTLQIGASACGATAVVDVLKVLGVDVAPEEADLCVQTRLRRTQSPLPDYLLSRSEAGATYSQLIQGAKEASKGKVAGRFFPFYPRRQVRLIPWLARWIRNGAVPVATMNMQLAVPEGEEVPDAWHHQLIFGVAPNTVFMTNPLDVECEEEVHQRICSESVLLIRREDVLQRLTPDCCLSSLSESQSEPQWKALDIEGQVRQMALEEEQEPDRPKLTHITIPTVHSSGITLFALRESPLGQELLNAPELPLL, encoded by the exons ATGGAGGCAGTGTGTGAGCAGGTCCatggaggtgaagaagaggaggcaggAGAGCATGAAGCCATGCTGTGGTCCCTCATGGAGGCAGTGGAGAGGCAGACCCTGCAGATAGGAGCATCAGCCTGCGGGGCCACAGCTGTGGTGGACGTGCTGAAGGTCCTGGGTGTGGATGTGGCCCCTGAGGAAGCAGACCTCTGCGTCCAGACCCGGCTGAGGAGGACCCAGTCCCCCCTGCCAGACTACCTGCTCTCCCGCAGTGAAGCAG gtgcgACCTACTCTCAGCTCATCCAAGGAGCAAAAGAGGCCAGTAAGGGGAAGGTCGCAGGTCGCTTCTTCCCCTTTTACCCTCGGCGGCAGGTCCGACTGATCCCCTGGCTTGCACGCTGGATCCGAAACGGAGCCGTTCCCGTGGCGACCATGAACATGCAGCTGGCCGTGCCCGAGGGAGAGGAGGTGCCGGACGCCTGGCACCATCAGCTCATATTTGGCGTCGCACCCAATACTGTTTTTATGACTAATCCTTTAGATGTAG aATGTGAAGAAGAGGTGCACCAGAGAATCTGCAGTGAATCTGTGTTGCTGATTCGTCGAGAAGATGTCCTGCAGAGACTGACGCCAGATTGCTGTCTGTCCAGTTTATCAGAGAGTCAGTCCGAGCCGCAGTGGAAAGCCCTGGATATCGAGG GTCAAGTGAGGCAGATGGCCCTCGAAGAGGAACAGGAACCAGATCGACCCAAGTTAACGCACATCACCATCCCGACAGTCCACAGCTCAGGAATCACACTGTTCGCCCTGCGAGAGTCACCGCTAGGACAAGAACTGCTCAATGCCCCTGAACTCCCTCTGCTGTGA